A section of the Festucalex cinctus isolate MCC-2025b chromosome 7, RoL_Fcin_1.0, whole genome shotgun sequence genome encodes:
- the prelid3a gene encoding PRELI domain containing protein 3A isoform X1 — protein sequence MKIWSTEHAFSYPWETVIKAAMRKYPNPMNPHVVGVDVLDRRLDAEGRLHSHRLLSTEWGLPAIVRAILGTSHLQTYVKEHSIVDPEEKKMELCSTNITLTNLISVDERLLYTPHPDNPEVTILTQEAIITVKGVSLSSYLEGMMARRMSANARKDTTPRLEQVLRTNAWGSLLPVEYAQRVTLVELCFQPEQLQ from the exons ATGAAGATTTGGAGCACAGAGCATGCTTTCAG TTACCCATGGGAGACAGTGATCAAGGCCGCCATGAGGAAGTACCCCAACCCTATGAATCCACATGTGGTGGGCGTGGACGTGCTGGACCGCCGCCTGGACGCAGAAGGACGTCTGCACAGTCACCGACTCCTCAGCACAGAGTGGGGCCTACCGGCGATCGTACGAGCG ATACTGGGAACCAGCCACCTGCAGACATACGTGAAAGAGCACTCCATAGTCGACCCTGAGGAGAAAAAGATGGAGCTGTGCTCGACAAAT ATTACTCTAACCAACCTGATCTCAGTAGATGAGCGACTCCTTTACACACCTCACCCAGACAACCCTGAGGT CACCATCCTGACACAGGAGGCCATCATTACAGTGAAGGGTGTGAGTTTGAGTAGCTACCTGGAGGGCATGATGGCGAGGAGAATGTCTGCTAATGCCAGGAAG GACACCACACCACGACTTGAACAGGTGCTACGGACTAATGCATGGGGGAGTCTCTTACCTGTAGAGTACGCACAAAGAGTGACACTGGTGGAGTTGTGCTTTCAACCGGAGCAACTGCAATGA
- the prelid3a gene encoding PRELI domain containing protein 3A isoform X2, with the protein MKIWSTEHAFSYPWETVIKAAMRKYPNPMNPHVVGVDVLDRRLDAEGRLHSHRLLSTEWGLPAIVRAILGTSHLQTYVKEHSIVDPEEKKMELCSTNITLTNLISVDERLLYTPHPDNPEVTILTQEAIITVKGVSLSSYLEGMMARRMSANARKGWDAIEWIIQNSERENITL; encoded by the exons ATGAAGATTTGGAGCACAGAGCATGCTTTCAG TTACCCATGGGAGACAGTGATCAAGGCCGCCATGAGGAAGTACCCCAACCCTATGAATCCACATGTGGTGGGCGTGGACGTGCTGGACCGCCGCCTGGACGCAGAAGGACGTCTGCACAGTCACCGACTCCTCAGCACAGAGTGGGGCCTACCGGCGATCGTACGAGCG ATACTGGGAACCAGCCACCTGCAGACATACGTGAAAGAGCACTCCATAGTCGACCCTGAGGAGAAAAAGATGGAGCTGTGCTCGACAAAT ATTACTCTAACCAACCTGATCTCAGTAGATGAGCGACTCCTTTACACACCTCACCCAGACAACCCTGAGGT CACCATCCTGACACAGGAGGCCATCATTACAGTGAAGGGTGTGAGTTTGAGTAGCTACCTGGAGGGCATGATGGCGAGGAGAATGTCTGCTAATGCCAGGAAG GGTTGGGATGCTATTGAGTGGATTATTCAGAACTctgaaagagaaaatattactcTTTGA